Proteins encoded within one genomic window of Fusarium musae strain F31 chromosome 4, whole genome shotgun sequence:
- a CDS encoding hypothetical protein (EggNog:ENOG41~BUSCO:EOG09265G9U) gives MKYSLAPFILRRPWLARLFKPAATWYVNAAGYRQLGLKYDDLLEEENEVAQKALKRLSNVESYERIYRIRRAVQCSYQHKLLPKDQWITTAMDKPYLQPLMEEVASEKAEKNELDSIAVVRKH, from the exons ATGAAGTACTCGCTCGCCCCCTTCATCCTCCGCAGGCCGTGGCTCGCCCGCCTCTTCAAGCCCGCCGCTACCTGGTACGTCAACGCCGCCGGTTACCGCCAGCTGGGCCTCAA ATatgatgatcttctcgaggaggagaacgAGGTTGCCCAGAAGGCCCTCAAGCGTCTCTCCAATGTCGAGTCTTACGAGCGCATTTACCGCATCCGACGTGCTGTTCAGTGCAGTTACCAGCACAAGCTTCTCCCCAAGGACCAGTGGATCACCACCGCTATG GACAAGCCTTACCTCCAGCCCCTGATGGAGGAGGTCGCCTCtgagaaggccgagaagaacgagCTCGACTCCATCGCCGTCGTCCGAAAGCACTAA